One segment of Channa argus isolate prfri chromosome 17, Channa argus male v1.0, whole genome shotgun sequence DNA contains the following:
- the syt14b gene encoding synaptotagmin-14b isoform X1 produces MAFFKSFQQNLPSVNISTIFDSVSSRVDDLANAVSDATYAVSDQLTEQVTTIINKVQEEEEGENNSRGQESGQTSTAQEAKACNKSIWQMSRDSEKSHSVSKNNQTSASTEAEYSAGQLEWEWRDGCWRVKKTEAELAEEEKKKKEEEELRQNRERRRRERREKQLEKEAQLKRNKEGSQQGEQEDEADAAEKTEESSREARRGSDSGRLYDAQQKSEDYVESPHSNGSETKRLSKDKGEGEEEMKDTLEKEDDEEEADFSTSSSVKKKKSDKKKGKGTNEDSKKAEKASDVEKKKGKDKKSWKKKSNQEGVLSESEEDRGLEAVPQQNTTSVWSSKRKQSTEQGGYSSEASSERAANSIQRIKTDSSLNELQPPPYRDDSSTNCVTSRSRSERGISRGSCPHQCESPRCSSEASEDQDTESYLNKGCEEDIPSDSTAVLGPEGGSGLQLPTAYEPEPLAKYGTLDVAFEYDSSEQWLAVTVTAATDIPALKQTGNIAWQVHLVLLPTKKQRAKTGVQKGPCPVFTETFKFSRVEQEALGDYAVRFRLYSIRRMKKEKVLGEKVFYLTRLNLQGKMALPVTLEPGSELTGCGSLVSVSRSAGALSYRSTEDSSLPEILLGLIYNSATGQLSAEVIQGSHFKTTASDKPVNGLFCCIKHFVGGQLYIMRDTYVKLTMLDSKGKEMSKCKTAVCRGQLNPTYKETFVFHVALFQLSEVSLVVSVFCRRSSVRPRERLGWVSLGLNSTTEEQQAHWTEMKEAEGQQICHWHTLTNT; encoded by the exons ATGGCCTTCTTCAAGAGCTTCCAGCAGAACCTCCCATCTGTCAACATTTCCACAATCTTCGACTCGGTCTCCAGTCGTGTGGATGACCTGGCCAATGCTGTCAGCGATGCAACTTATGCTGTTAGTGATCAGCTGACCGAGCAGGTCACCACTATAATCAACAAGGtgcaagaggaggaagagggagaaaacaacagcaggGGGCAGGAGTCTGGTCAGACTTCCACAGCACAGGAAGCCAAGGCCTGCAATAAAAGCATATGGCAAATGTCTAGGGACTCAGAAAAAAGTCACTCAGTTTCAAAGAACAACCAAACCAGTGCTTCAACAGAGGCAGAGTACAGTGCGGGCCAGCTGGAGTGGGAATGGAGGGACGGCTGCTGGAGAGTTAAAAAGACAGAAGCTGAGTtagcagaggaagagaagaaaaagaaagaggaagaggagctgcGGCAAAACAGAGAGcggaggagaagagaaaggagggagaAGCAGCTGGAAAAAGAAGCACAgctaaagagaaacaaagaaggaTCCCAACAAGGAGAACAAGAGGACGAAGCTGatgctgcagaaaaaacagaagaaagtaGTAGAGAAGCCAGAAGGGGAAGTGACAGTGGACGCCTGTATGACGCTCAACAAAAAAGTGAGGATTATGTTGAAAGTCCTCATTCAAATGGTTCTGAAACTAAAAGGTTATCAAAAGATAAAGGGGAAGGGGAAGAAGAGATGAAGGACACCCTGGAgaaagaagatgatgaggaagaggcTGATTTTTCCACATCTTCatcagtaaaaaagaaaaagtcagacAAAAAGAAGGGGAAAGGCACAAATGAGGATtcaaagaaagcagaaaaagccTCAGatgtggagaagaaaaaggggaaagataagaaaagctggaaaaagaagagCAACCAAG AGGGAGTTTTGTCAGAGAGTGAAGAGGACAGAGGCCTAGAGGCTGTGCCCCAGCAGAACACAACTTCTGTGTGGAGCAGCAAACGCAAACAGTCCACTGAGCAGGGAGGATACAGCAGTGAGGCCTCAAGTGAACGAG CAGCCAACAGCATCCAGAGAATAAAGACTGATTCATCTCTCAATGAGCTCCAGCCTCCTCCGTACCGAGACGACAGCTCGACTAACTGCGTCACGTCTCGTTCCCGCTCAGAGCGAGGGATTAGCAGAGGATCGTGCCCGCACCAATGCGAAAGTCCCCGCTGCTCCAGTGAGGCCAGTGAGGACCAGGACACAGAGAGCTACCTCAACAAAGGTTGTGAGGAGGACATACCCAGTGACAGCACCGCTGTTCTGGGACCAGAG ggtGGTTCAGGTCTCCAGCTCCCCACAGCCTATGAACCAGAGCCCCTTGCCAAATATGGCACCCTGGACGTTGCCTTTGAGTATGATTCCAGTGAACAGTGGTTGGCTGTCACAGTCACCGCGGCCACAGACATCCCTGCTCTCAAACAGACGGGCAACATCGCGTGGCAGGTCCACCTGGTCCTGCTGCCCACGAAGAAGCAACGGGCCAAGACTGGTGTGCAGAAAGGCCCGTGTCCTGTCTTTACAGAAACATTCAAGTTTTCCAGGGTGGAACAGGAGGCCTTGGGGGACTACGCTGTTCGATTCCGCCTGTACAGTATCAGGAGGATGAAAAAAGAGAAGGTCCTTGGAGAAAAGGTGTTTTATCTGACCAGGCTCAACCTGCAGGGCAAGATGGCTCTACCCGTCACCCTGGAGCCTGGCTCCGAACTTACA GGTTGCGGCTCTCTGGTGAGTGTTTCTCGCAGTGCAGGCGCCCTGTCTTACCGCTCTACCGAGGACTCGTCTTTGCCGGAGATTCTCCTGGGTCTCATCTACAACTCTGCCACTGGGCAGTTATCGGCCGAGGTCATCCAGGGGAGCCACTTCAAAACCACGGCGTCTGATAAACCCGTCA ATGGTCTGTTTTGTTGTATAAAACACTTCGTAGGGGGACAGCTTTATATCATGAGAG ACACCTATGTCAAGTTGACCATGCTGGACTCCAAGGGGAAAGAGATGTCCAAGTGTAAGACAGCTGTATGCCGCGGGCAGCTCAACCCCACCTACAAGGAGACGTTTGTGTTCCACGTGGCCCTCTTCCAGCTGTCTGAGGTGTCGCTGGTAGTGTCGGTGTTCTGCCGTAGGAGCAGCGTGAGGCCCAGGGAGAGGCTGGGCTGGGTCTCCCTGGGTCTCAACAGCACCACCGAGGAGCAGCAGGCCCACTGGACAGAGATGAAAGAGGCAGAGGGACAGCAGATTTGTCACTGGCACACGCTCACCAACACATAG
- the syt14b gene encoding synaptotagmin-14b isoform X2 codes for MAFFKSFQQNLPSVNISTIFDSVSSRVDDLANAVSDATYAVSDQLTEQVTTIINKVQEEEEGENNSRGQESGQTSTAQEAKACNKSIWQMSRDSEKSHSVSKNNQTSASTEAEYSAGQLEWEWRDGCWRVKKTEAELAEEEKKKKEEEELRQNRERRRRERREKQLEKEAQLKRNKEGSQQGEQEDEADAAEKTEESSREARRGSDSGRLYDAQQKSEDYVESPHSNGSETKRLSKDKGEGEEEMKDTLEKEDDEEEADFSTSSSVKKKKSDKKKGKGTNEDSKKAEKASDVEKKKGKDKKSWKKKSNQEGVLSESEEDRGLEAVPQQNTTSVWSSKRKQSTEQGGYSSEASSERANSIQRIKTDSSLNELQPPPYRDDSSTNCVTSRSRSERGISRGSCPHQCESPRCSSEASEDQDTESYLNKGCEEDIPSDSTAVLGPEGGSGLQLPTAYEPEPLAKYGTLDVAFEYDSSEQWLAVTVTAATDIPALKQTGNIAWQVHLVLLPTKKQRAKTGVQKGPCPVFTETFKFSRVEQEALGDYAVRFRLYSIRRMKKEKVLGEKVFYLTRLNLQGKMALPVTLEPGSELTGCGSLVSVSRSAGALSYRSTEDSSLPEILLGLIYNSATGQLSAEVIQGSHFKTTASDKPVNGLFCCIKHFVGGQLYIMRDTYVKLTMLDSKGKEMSKCKTAVCRGQLNPTYKETFVFHVALFQLSEVSLVVSVFCRRSSVRPRERLGWVSLGLNSTTEEQQAHWTEMKEAEGQQICHWHTLTNT; via the exons ATGGCCTTCTTCAAGAGCTTCCAGCAGAACCTCCCATCTGTCAACATTTCCACAATCTTCGACTCGGTCTCCAGTCGTGTGGATGACCTGGCCAATGCTGTCAGCGATGCAACTTATGCTGTTAGTGATCAGCTGACCGAGCAGGTCACCACTATAATCAACAAGGtgcaagaggaggaagagggagaaaacaacagcaggGGGCAGGAGTCTGGTCAGACTTCCACAGCACAGGAAGCCAAGGCCTGCAATAAAAGCATATGGCAAATGTCTAGGGACTCAGAAAAAAGTCACTCAGTTTCAAAGAACAACCAAACCAGTGCTTCAACAGAGGCAGAGTACAGTGCGGGCCAGCTGGAGTGGGAATGGAGGGACGGCTGCTGGAGAGTTAAAAAGACAGAAGCTGAGTtagcagaggaagagaagaaaaagaaagaggaagaggagctgcGGCAAAACAGAGAGcggaggagaagagaaaggagggagaAGCAGCTGGAAAAAGAAGCACAgctaaagagaaacaaagaaggaTCCCAACAAGGAGAACAAGAGGACGAAGCTGatgctgcagaaaaaacagaagaaagtaGTAGAGAAGCCAGAAGGGGAAGTGACAGTGGACGCCTGTATGACGCTCAACAAAAAAGTGAGGATTATGTTGAAAGTCCTCATTCAAATGGTTCTGAAACTAAAAGGTTATCAAAAGATAAAGGGGAAGGGGAAGAAGAGATGAAGGACACCCTGGAgaaagaagatgatgaggaagaggcTGATTTTTCCACATCTTCatcagtaaaaaagaaaaagtcagacAAAAAGAAGGGGAAAGGCACAAATGAGGATtcaaagaaagcagaaaaagccTCAGatgtggagaagaaaaaggggaaagataagaaaagctggaaaaagaagagCAACCAAG AGGGAGTTTTGTCAGAGAGTGAAGAGGACAGAGGCCTAGAGGCTGTGCCCCAGCAGAACACAACTTCTGTGTGGAGCAGCAAACGCAAACAGTCCACTGAGCAGGGAGGATACAGCAGTGAGGCCTCAAGTGAACGAG CCAACAGCATCCAGAGAATAAAGACTGATTCATCTCTCAATGAGCTCCAGCCTCCTCCGTACCGAGACGACAGCTCGACTAACTGCGTCACGTCTCGTTCCCGCTCAGAGCGAGGGATTAGCAGAGGATCGTGCCCGCACCAATGCGAAAGTCCCCGCTGCTCCAGTGAGGCCAGTGAGGACCAGGACACAGAGAGCTACCTCAACAAAGGTTGTGAGGAGGACATACCCAGTGACAGCACCGCTGTTCTGGGACCAGAG ggtGGTTCAGGTCTCCAGCTCCCCACAGCCTATGAACCAGAGCCCCTTGCCAAATATGGCACCCTGGACGTTGCCTTTGAGTATGATTCCAGTGAACAGTGGTTGGCTGTCACAGTCACCGCGGCCACAGACATCCCTGCTCTCAAACAGACGGGCAACATCGCGTGGCAGGTCCACCTGGTCCTGCTGCCCACGAAGAAGCAACGGGCCAAGACTGGTGTGCAGAAAGGCCCGTGTCCTGTCTTTACAGAAACATTCAAGTTTTCCAGGGTGGAACAGGAGGCCTTGGGGGACTACGCTGTTCGATTCCGCCTGTACAGTATCAGGAGGATGAAAAAAGAGAAGGTCCTTGGAGAAAAGGTGTTTTATCTGACCAGGCTCAACCTGCAGGGCAAGATGGCTCTACCCGTCACCCTGGAGCCTGGCTCCGAACTTACA GGTTGCGGCTCTCTGGTGAGTGTTTCTCGCAGTGCAGGCGCCCTGTCTTACCGCTCTACCGAGGACTCGTCTTTGCCGGAGATTCTCCTGGGTCTCATCTACAACTCTGCCACTGGGCAGTTATCGGCCGAGGTCATCCAGGGGAGCCACTTCAAAACCACGGCGTCTGATAAACCCGTCA ATGGTCTGTTTTGTTGTATAAAACACTTCGTAGGGGGACAGCTTTATATCATGAGAG ACACCTATGTCAAGTTGACCATGCTGGACTCCAAGGGGAAAGAGATGTCCAAGTGTAAGACAGCTGTATGCCGCGGGCAGCTCAACCCCACCTACAAGGAGACGTTTGTGTTCCACGTGGCCCTCTTCCAGCTGTCTGAGGTGTCGCTGGTAGTGTCGGTGTTCTGCCGTAGGAGCAGCGTGAGGCCCAGGGAGAGGCTGGGCTGGGTCTCCCTGGGTCTCAACAGCACCACCGAGGAGCAGCAGGCCCACTGGACAGAGATGAAAGAGGCAGAGGGACAGCAGATTTGTCACTGGCACACGCTCACCAACACATAG
- the syt14b gene encoding synaptotagmin-14b isoform X6 has translation MAIDGGGRNCGVHELICARRVSPELLGVLSSIAAFMALMALFFLYLSNKLSVESPDNLSHLSGYTSTQPANSIQRIKTDSSLNELQPPPYRDDSSTNCVTSRSRSERGISRGSCPHQCESPRCSSEASEDQDTESYLNKGCEEDIPSDSTAVLGPEGGSGLQLPTAYEPEPLAKYGTLDVAFEYDSSEQWLAVTVTAATDIPALKQTGNIAWQVHLVLLPTKKQRAKTGVQKGPCPVFTETFKFSRVEQEALGDYAVRFRLYSIRRMKKEKVLGEKVFYLTRLNLQGKMALPVTLEPGSELTGCGSLVSVSRSAGALSYRSTEDSSLPEILLGLIYNSATGQLSAEVIQGSHFKTTASDKPVNGLFCCIKHFVGGQLYIMRDTYVKLTMLDSKGKEMSKCKTAVCRGQLNPTYKETFVFHVALFQLSEVSLVVSVFCRRSSVRPRERLGWVSLGLNSTTEEQQAHWTEMKEAEGQQICHWHTLTNT, from the exons ATGGCGATAGACG GAGGGGGGAGGAACTGTGGTGTTCATGAGCTCATCTGTGCCAGACGAG TTTCTCCTGAACTTCTGGGTGTCCTGTCTTCCATTGCGGCTTTTATGGCGTTGATGgctctgttttttctttacctcaGCAACAAGCTTTCAGTGGAGAGCCCTGACAATCTGTCACATCTCAGTGGATATACGAGCACCCAGCCAG CCAACAGCATCCAGAGAATAAAGACTGATTCATCTCTCAATGAGCTCCAGCCTCCTCCGTACCGAGACGACAGCTCGACTAACTGCGTCACGTCTCGTTCCCGCTCAGAGCGAGGGATTAGCAGAGGATCGTGCCCGCACCAATGCGAAAGTCCCCGCTGCTCCAGTGAGGCCAGTGAGGACCAGGACACAGAGAGCTACCTCAACAAAGGTTGTGAGGAGGACATACCCAGTGACAGCACCGCTGTTCTGGGACCAGAG ggtGGTTCAGGTCTCCAGCTCCCCACAGCCTATGAACCAGAGCCCCTTGCCAAATATGGCACCCTGGACGTTGCCTTTGAGTATGATTCCAGTGAACAGTGGTTGGCTGTCACAGTCACCGCGGCCACAGACATCCCTGCTCTCAAACAGACGGGCAACATCGCGTGGCAGGTCCACCTGGTCCTGCTGCCCACGAAGAAGCAACGGGCCAAGACTGGTGTGCAGAAAGGCCCGTGTCCTGTCTTTACAGAAACATTCAAGTTTTCCAGGGTGGAACAGGAGGCCTTGGGGGACTACGCTGTTCGATTCCGCCTGTACAGTATCAGGAGGATGAAAAAAGAGAAGGTCCTTGGAGAAAAGGTGTTTTATCTGACCAGGCTCAACCTGCAGGGCAAGATGGCTCTACCCGTCACCCTGGAGCCTGGCTCCGAACTTACA GGTTGCGGCTCTCTGGTGAGTGTTTCTCGCAGTGCAGGCGCCCTGTCTTACCGCTCTACCGAGGACTCGTCTTTGCCGGAGATTCTCCTGGGTCTCATCTACAACTCTGCCACTGGGCAGTTATCGGCCGAGGTCATCCAGGGGAGCCACTTCAAAACCACGGCGTCTGATAAACCCGTCA ATGGTCTGTTTTGTTGTATAAAACACTTCGTAGGGGGACAGCTTTATATCATGAGAG ACACCTATGTCAAGTTGACCATGCTGGACTCCAAGGGGAAAGAGATGTCCAAGTGTAAGACAGCTGTATGCCGCGGGCAGCTCAACCCCACCTACAAGGAGACGTTTGTGTTCCACGTGGCCCTCTTCCAGCTGTCTGAGGTGTCGCTGGTAGTGTCGGTGTTCTGCCGTAGGAGCAGCGTGAGGCCCAGGGAGAGGCTGGGCTGGGTCTCCCTGGGTCTCAACAGCACCACCGAGGAGCAGCAGGCCCACTGGACAGAGATGAAAGAGGCAGAGGGACAGCAGATTTGTCACTGGCACACGCTCACCAACACATAG
- the syt14b gene encoding synaptotagmin-14b isoform X7 has protein sequence MAIDGGGRNCGVHELICARRVSPELLGVLSSIAAFMALMALFFLYLSNKLSVESPDNLSHLSGYTSTQPEGVLSESEEDRGLEAVPQQNTTSVWSSKRKQSTEQGGYSSEASSERAANSIQRIKTDSSLNELQPPPYRDDSSTNCVTSRSRSERGISRGSCPHQCESPRCSSEASEDQDTESYLNKGCEEDIPSDSTAVLGPEGGSGLQLPTAYEPEPLAKYGTLDVAFEYDSSEQWLAVTVTAATDIPALKQTGNIAWQVHLVLLPTKKQRAKTGVQKGPCPVFTETFKFSRVEQEALGDYAVRFRLYSIRRMKKEKVLGEKVFYLTRLNLQGKMALPVTLEPGSELTGCGSLVSVSRSAGALSYRSTEDSSLPEILLGLIYNSATGQLSAEVIQGSHFKTTASDKPVNGLFCCIKHFVGGQLYIMRDTYVKLTMLDSKGKEMSKCKTAVCRGQLNPTYKETFVFHVALFQLSEVSLVVSVFCRRSSVRPRERLGWVSLGLNSTTEEQQAHWTEMKEAEGQQICHWHTLTNT, from the exons ATGGCGATAGACG GAGGGGGGAGGAACTGTGGTGTTCATGAGCTCATCTGTGCCAGACGAG TTTCTCCTGAACTTCTGGGTGTCCTGTCTTCCATTGCGGCTTTTATGGCGTTGATGgctctgttttttctttacctcaGCAACAAGCTTTCAGTGGAGAGCCCTGACAATCTGTCACATCTCAGTGGATATACGAGCACCCAGCCAG AGGGAGTTTTGTCAGAGAGTGAAGAGGACAGAGGCCTAGAGGCTGTGCCCCAGCAGAACACAACTTCTGTGTGGAGCAGCAAACGCAAACAGTCCACTGAGCAGGGAGGATACAGCAGTGAGGCCTCAAGTGAACGAG CAGCCAACAGCATCCAGAGAATAAAGACTGATTCATCTCTCAATGAGCTCCAGCCTCCTCCGTACCGAGACGACAGCTCGACTAACTGCGTCACGTCTCGTTCCCGCTCAGAGCGAGGGATTAGCAGAGGATCGTGCCCGCACCAATGCGAAAGTCCCCGCTGCTCCAGTGAGGCCAGTGAGGACCAGGACACAGAGAGCTACCTCAACAAAGGTTGTGAGGAGGACATACCCAGTGACAGCACCGCTGTTCTGGGACCAGAG ggtGGTTCAGGTCTCCAGCTCCCCACAGCCTATGAACCAGAGCCCCTTGCCAAATATGGCACCCTGGACGTTGCCTTTGAGTATGATTCCAGTGAACAGTGGTTGGCTGTCACAGTCACCGCGGCCACAGACATCCCTGCTCTCAAACAGACGGGCAACATCGCGTGGCAGGTCCACCTGGTCCTGCTGCCCACGAAGAAGCAACGGGCCAAGACTGGTGTGCAGAAAGGCCCGTGTCCTGTCTTTACAGAAACATTCAAGTTTTCCAGGGTGGAACAGGAGGCCTTGGGGGACTACGCTGTTCGATTCCGCCTGTACAGTATCAGGAGGATGAAAAAAGAGAAGGTCCTTGGAGAAAAGGTGTTTTATCTGACCAGGCTCAACCTGCAGGGCAAGATGGCTCTACCCGTCACCCTGGAGCCTGGCTCCGAACTTACA GGTTGCGGCTCTCTGGTGAGTGTTTCTCGCAGTGCAGGCGCCCTGTCTTACCGCTCTACCGAGGACTCGTCTTTGCCGGAGATTCTCCTGGGTCTCATCTACAACTCTGCCACTGGGCAGTTATCGGCCGAGGTCATCCAGGGGAGCCACTTCAAAACCACGGCGTCTGATAAACCCGTCA ATGGTCTGTTTTGTTGTATAAAACACTTCGTAGGGGGACAGCTTTATATCATGAGAG ACACCTATGTCAAGTTGACCATGCTGGACTCCAAGGGGAAAGAGATGTCCAAGTGTAAGACAGCTGTATGCCGCGGGCAGCTCAACCCCACCTACAAGGAGACGTTTGTGTTCCACGTGGCCCTCTTCCAGCTGTCTGAGGTGTCGCTGGTAGTGTCGGTGTTCTGCCGTAGGAGCAGCGTGAGGCCCAGGGAGAGGCTGGGCTGGGTCTCCCTGGGTCTCAACAGCACCACCGAGGAGCAGCAGGCCCACTGGACAGAGATGAAAGAGGCAGAGGGACAGCAGATTTGTCACTGGCACACGCTCACCAACACATAG
- the syt14b gene encoding synaptotagmin-14b isoform X5 — MAIDGGGRNCGVHELICARRVSPELLGVLSSIAAFMALMALFFLYLSNKLSVESPDNLSHLSGYTSTQPAANSIQRIKTDSSLNELQPPPYRDDSSTNCVTSRSRSERGISRGSCPHQCESPRCSSEASEDQDTESYLNKGCEEDIPSDSTAVLGPEGGSGLQLPTAYEPEPLAKYGTLDVAFEYDSSEQWLAVTVTAATDIPALKQTGNIAWQVHLVLLPTKKQRAKTGVQKGPCPVFTETFKFSRVEQEALGDYAVRFRLYSIRRMKKEKVLGEKVFYLTRLNLQGKMALPVTLEPGSELTGCGSLVSVSRSAGALSYRSTEDSSLPEILLGLIYNSATGQLSAEVIQGSHFKTTASDKPVNGLFCCIKHFVGGQLYIMRDTYVKLTMLDSKGKEMSKCKTAVCRGQLNPTYKETFVFHVALFQLSEVSLVVSVFCRRSSVRPRERLGWVSLGLNSTTEEQQAHWTEMKEAEGQQICHWHTLTNT; from the exons ATGGCGATAGACG GAGGGGGGAGGAACTGTGGTGTTCATGAGCTCATCTGTGCCAGACGAG TTTCTCCTGAACTTCTGGGTGTCCTGTCTTCCATTGCGGCTTTTATGGCGTTGATGgctctgttttttctttacctcaGCAACAAGCTTTCAGTGGAGAGCCCTGACAATCTGTCACATCTCAGTGGATATACGAGCACCCAGCCAG CAGCCAACAGCATCCAGAGAATAAAGACTGATTCATCTCTCAATGAGCTCCAGCCTCCTCCGTACCGAGACGACAGCTCGACTAACTGCGTCACGTCTCGTTCCCGCTCAGAGCGAGGGATTAGCAGAGGATCGTGCCCGCACCAATGCGAAAGTCCCCGCTGCTCCAGTGAGGCCAGTGAGGACCAGGACACAGAGAGCTACCTCAACAAAGGTTGTGAGGAGGACATACCCAGTGACAGCACCGCTGTTCTGGGACCAGAG ggtGGTTCAGGTCTCCAGCTCCCCACAGCCTATGAACCAGAGCCCCTTGCCAAATATGGCACCCTGGACGTTGCCTTTGAGTATGATTCCAGTGAACAGTGGTTGGCTGTCACAGTCACCGCGGCCACAGACATCCCTGCTCTCAAACAGACGGGCAACATCGCGTGGCAGGTCCACCTGGTCCTGCTGCCCACGAAGAAGCAACGGGCCAAGACTGGTGTGCAGAAAGGCCCGTGTCCTGTCTTTACAGAAACATTCAAGTTTTCCAGGGTGGAACAGGAGGCCTTGGGGGACTACGCTGTTCGATTCCGCCTGTACAGTATCAGGAGGATGAAAAAAGAGAAGGTCCTTGGAGAAAAGGTGTTTTATCTGACCAGGCTCAACCTGCAGGGCAAGATGGCTCTACCCGTCACCCTGGAGCCTGGCTCCGAACTTACA GGTTGCGGCTCTCTGGTGAGTGTTTCTCGCAGTGCAGGCGCCCTGTCTTACCGCTCTACCGAGGACTCGTCTTTGCCGGAGATTCTCCTGGGTCTCATCTACAACTCTGCCACTGGGCAGTTATCGGCCGAGGTCATCCAGGGGAGCCACTTCAAAACCACGGCGTCTGATAAACCCGTCA ATGGTCTGTTTTGTTGTATAAAACACTTCGTAGGGGGACAGCTTTATATCATGAGAG ACACCTATGTCAAGTTGACCATGCTGGACTCCAAGGGGAAAGAGATGTCCAAGTGTAAGACAGCTGTATGCCGCGGGCAGCTCAACCCCACCTACAAGGAGACGTTTGTGTTCCACGTGGCCCTCTTCCAGCTGTCTGAGGTGTCGCTGGTAGTGTCGGTGTTCTGCCGTAGGAGCAGCGTGAGGCCCAGGGAGAGGCTGGGCTGGGTCTCCCTGGGTCTCAACAGCACCACCGAGGAGCAGCAGGCCCACTGGACAGAGATGAAAGAGGCAGAGGGACAGCAGATTTGTCACTGGCACACGCTCACCAACACATAG